TGGTAGCCAGCCACAGGTGATCCCAGCTGCTCACATTATCCCCAGTCCACAATGAGGTCCAGCGTTGTGCTCCGGCATAGCAGGAACGGCTTATTACAAACGGACGGTGTGGCATGAGGTATTTGCGCATACCTGCTTCCGTCGATTTACTCATGAGGTGACCGTAAATGTTGTGTGCCTTACGATGACTCACTGCCTCGCCGTCGTAGTCGTGGCGCACGTCTTCAGGGAAGGTGCCCATTTCAAAAACAGCGGGTTCGTTCATATCATTCCACACACCGCGTACGCCGGTGTCTACCAGTCCTTTGAACAGGCTGGCCCACCACTTTCTCACTTCAGGATTGGTATAGTCCGGGAATACGCATTTGCCGGGCCATACATCGCCTTCCATAAGTGCGCCATCGGCCCGCTTACAGAAATAGTCTTTTTGAATACCCTGCTGATAAATAGCATAGTCAGGATCTACCTTTATACCAGGATCGATGATGACTACTATCTTGAAGCCCATTGCAGACAAATCTTTGATCAGTCCTACCGGTTCAGGAAATCCTTCCTTGCTCCATGTAAAACAGCGGAAGCCTTCCATGTAATCGATGTCAAGATGGATCACATCACAAGGAATTTCGCGTTTACGGAATTCTGCGGCAATCTCTCTGACGCGTTTATCAGGATAGTAGCTCCAGCGACATTGCTGGTAGCCCAAAGCCCACATGGGCGGGAGGTCTGGCGTACCGGTAATCTTTGTATATCCTTCGGCTACCTGTAGTAATTCAGGACCGTAAATGAAGTAGTAATTCATTTCGCCACCCCTGGCCCAGAAGCTGGTTGTGTTTTCACGTTCCTTTCCAAAGTCGAAGATGGTACGGAAGGTATTGTCGAAGAAAATACCATAACCAATTCCCTGGTGCAGGCCGTAGTAAAACGGAATGTTCCTGTACAGCGGATCAGTGTCTTTCTGATAGCCATAGGCATCGGTTCCGAAGTTTTCTACGCGCTTGCCATGCATGTTCAGATCGGTGGGCTTATCGCCCATGCCATAGAAGCATTCGCCTTCCTGTATCTGCTTGCTACAGTATACGATCTTACCCCCTTTCTGCAGGTAATACTGCCAGTGGAAGCCCATTTCGTCCTGATTGACAATGCGGCCTTCCGAGTCGGTGATGGTGAGGCGCAGGTCATCGCGGTTGATGTAAATGCGCAGGATGTCTGTATAGAGTTCAAAGTTTTCTTCGAATTCCCTCAGTCCAAAGTTGACAGGTGTTTCTTCCAACCGGTCGCTTACCGCGTACGAGAAATCACGTTGAAACTTTCCATCAGCAGCATAGCGGAACCGGATGATCTTATCTGATATGATCCTTACTTCCAGGATGGTCTCCGACGTATAAAAATAGAAGTAGTTTCCTTCTTTTTTCCACTCTTTAATCGTATCCGGATAGTGCTTGACCGAATACTTACCAGATGAGGTCGTTACTTGCATAGTTCGCTTTTATTAATACCATTCTCTTTCCCTATCGATGCCTAAATTAGGCAAAAATATATTGTTATAACAGTGTTTCGATTATATATCATTCGGCGCTGATTATCCGCCGTTTACCTGTAAAAATAACACATTGGCGAAAATTTACATACAAGTAAAGCATTCCCGGATTATCTTTCCCTTCTGAATAATATACTTTTTGCTTTAACCTATTTTTCGGGGGTGTTTTTCAATACCCCTTTTTAATTTAAAGCGTAATCATTCCCAGTTTACGGCTACCCGCCAGCCAGATCTTCTTTCCATTGGGCGATACGCCTGCCACATGAAATCCCTGTTCACTGATTTTTTGCCAATGTACACCACCATCCCTTGAAATATCTGTACCAGAAGTGCCGGTAGCAATAAATATATTTCCTTTTACATATACCACACAGGAGCGGTAACCGGCAGGAGGTGCAGGAGAGACGGTCCAGGTTTTGCCATCATCATTGGTATACACACAATTATTAGTGGTGTCTTTATCGTGCTGATAATCACCGCCTACGATCACCCCTGTTTTGCCATCTGGTTTGAATGCCAGTGAAAATGCACCTTTGCTGGGACTACCTTGTGCTATAGGTAGTACTATTGGTTTTTGAATGCCATCGCCGGGAATAAACCGGCTTACCTGTCCCCCGGTAATAATACCACCTTTTTCATTCGCACATACTACAACATTGGTACCACTGGCGGCAAAGATGGCTTCGCCGGGTTCCGCAATTAATGGATGCATGGGGCTCGTCCAGGTTTTACCCCTGTCTTCGGTGGTGATAACGGCAAATTTATTGTCCGGTGGCATAGGATCACCAATAGCAAATCCGGCTGAGTCATTCAGGAATGCGATATCATCAAAAAAAATGCCTTTTGTAGTATCCTCATATGCTGTCTCCCACGATTTGCCACCATTGTTGGTCAGCATCACATGGGCAGGAGAACCGGCGTTTAAAAGCAGCGCCCGTTGACTGCTGAATGCATAAAGACTACGCCAGTCGGCACTATCATGATTTGGGACCTTCATCCATTGCCAATGTTTGCCTCCATCAGTGGTCAAACCGGCCTGTCCGCCCGTGCCCGACACCCACACAACGGAGTCATTCACCACCGATAATCCCCTGATACTGGCTATGGGCGGAGTTTCAAGTGGTTTAATGGCAGGCTGTTGCTGTGCATAGGCAGAAAAAATGTGGATAAAGAATACAGAATGTAGTAGCAGTAAGGATTTGCTGAATTTTTGCATGGGTTATTATTGACTGTTCAGGCAAGAAAATTACAAAATCATTAGAAAGTGTGTAGCAGATTTATATATTTGCAAGCACTGCGTTTTTGTGGACACAGTTTAAACATGCTTTACTAACCTCTATTAACTATCATATTGTCATTGCAACGGGCGGCGCAGATAACGAGGACTATTTTATTGTTTTTCCTATGCACCTTACCAGTGACTGTGTTGCATGCACAGGAAAAGCCTTATATATTCGACTCTTACGGGGTGAATGAAGGGCTTTCTCAAAATTCTGTGTACGACATATTGGAGGATAATCAGGGATTTATGTGGATTGCTACTCACGACGGTGTAAACCGTTTTGACGGCTATGTGTTCAACGAATACCGGTACAACCCCAGTTCCCGCGAGATAGCGGGGCAGGGAAAGGGCAATCTGGGTACCCGGTCCAACACCGGTGGGCGTGCCCTCATCAACCGCTTTGCCCTGAAAGGCTACAAGGGGTACTCCCTGTACCGCAACGCCCGCCATCAGCTTATACTTACTCACAACTACGGCATCAGCGTATACGACGAATACCGCAACAGTTTTGAAAACGTACTGGAAGATACCACCTGGGCCAACAGTGCCGAAGGGGATTCCGGCAGAAAGTTCAAGATCCTGGGTGAGGATACTACCCTCAATGCGCTCTATGTATGGCGCCCATCCAAAGGATTGTATGTGCTCGACGACAAAACGTACGCCATCAGACGACTGATCCTGTACCCACCTGCTATGATCCGCAAAGGGTTGTCGGCATCTGCCGTGATAAAAGATGGCAACACCATATGGATGAACTTTGAGGCTGGCGAACTGATGGCCATGAATACCAAAACACTCCGCGTTACTACTTACTGTTTACCCGGCATTACCACTCACCCTGTAATACGTAGCCTGAATAGCGATACCCTCATCATTGCATCACAGGGACATGTGGTCATCTTCAACAAGAAACTGAATAAATATACAGACCTCACCTTTGATCAGCACGATGAAAAAGATATCTTCTTCGTACCGCTCTGTATGGAGCTTGATCAACTTGGCAATGTGTGGATAGGTGGTACAGACGGTATCATCGTTTATAATATTAAACGCAACGAAATTATTAATCACATCGTTACTTTCAATGGCTCAGAAACCCGGAGCTGGAATGTAGTGACCTACCTGTACCGCGACGCGAGCGACAATATGTGGGTAGGTACTGATGGCGATGGAATAAAAAAATATTCTCCTAACAAGAAGGTGTTCAACCTGTACCGCTCACCCTTTATCACGCACAATATGGTGAGGGCTGTGTACAAACATGACGACGGCAAACTCTATGTAGGCCTCATGCACGACGGACTGGACATCTACGAGAAAGGAGGGAGGTGGCTGGAACGTATTCCGGCTGATGATGGAAGGAACAATATATTCCCTGCCAAAAACCTGAATGCCATTTGCAGGGAAGATTTTGAACACCTGTGGTTCCATTTCTCTGATATGTACATCGGTTTGTTCAATGTACATACTCATCGTTTTGAAAATCTCACACCAGCAGTAAAAGCACTGGGCATGCCCAACCAGGAAGATGTCTATCCTTTCCTGTTCAAGCGCAATACCGGCGAGATTTACTTTAACTACGGCAGTTATCTGTTGCAGTTAGTGCAGGTGGGCAAAACCTACAAAGCATCGATCGTACACGAATTCCCGGATGAAGTACTCACTACATATTTTGAAGATTTCCTGGGCAATAAATACGTAGGTACAAAGGTAGCTGTGTATGTGAAAAAAGCGGATAGTCCAGGTTGGGAAAAGATGGCGTTACCAGCTGGTACGATAGTAAAATCAATCAATAAGAATGCACACAAACAGTTGCTGGTAGCGACTTCCAAAGGACTGTTCGTGATGGATGAAAAGAACCAGATCATTCAGCATTACAATAGTTATACCTTCCCTTCACTGGTGAATGATTATTTCTATGGTGTACTACTCGATGATAAAGATCGTATTTGGGTGAGTCATAACAAAGGTCTGTCGCAGATCAACCAGGTCACCGAAGAGATCACTACTTACAATTACGAAGATGGTCTGCAATCAAACGAATTCAACACCGGTGCATTTTATAAATCTACAGACGGGGAGTTGTTCTTCGGTGGTATCCGGGGTGTAAACGGGTTTTATCCAAAGGATTTCAGGAACAACCCTTCAAAACCGAAAGTAGTGATCATGCGCATGGAGGTACTGGATAAACCGTACGAATCCGATACGGCATTGTCATTACTGCGCAGGATCGAATTGCCTTACAACCACAATACCATCGCGATAGAATTCGTACCTCTGGAATTTACTAATCCTTTGAAGAACAAGGTGCAGTATAAACTGGATGGTGCGGATGAAGACTGGGTACAGGCAGGTGCCTTTAGAATGGCGCGCTATACAAACCTGCGGCCGGGTACATATACTTTCAATGTAAGAGCGTCTAACAACGACGACATCTGGAACAGTACGCCGACCTCGCTGGAAATTGTGATCCGTATTCCGTTCTGGCAATCGCTGTGGTTCCGGTTCCTGTTATTATTGTTGTTGCTCGGTGTGGCGTATTATTTCTCGACGCTCTACCTAGACTACAAGATCCGCCATGAGAAACTAAAACTGGAAAAAGAGCAGGCGGTAGACCAGGAGCGTGCGCGTATATCGAGCGATATGCACGATGACCTGGGATCTGGCTTGTCTACAATACGGCTACTCAGCGAAATTGCGAAGCGCAAGATCCAGGACCCTACTCAGACGAGGGAGATAGAGCGGATATCGGAAGCGGCGGGTGAGCTGGTGGACAAAATGAGTGAAATAATTTGGGCGATGAATTCTTCTAATGATTCTTTAGAGAATTTGATCGCATATATGCGTAGCTTTGCAGCTGACTTCCTGGAACATGCACATATCACGCATCAGTTTTATATTCCGGAAAGTATACCCAATATCAAGTTGAGTGGAGGAACCCGGCGGAATATCTACCTGGCTGTAAAGGAATCCTTGCATAATGTGGTGAAACATGCACAGGCTACAGAAGTAGTGATACAAATAGAAATGCATAAGAACATGACCATTATGTTAAAAGATAATGGGAAGGGCTTTGATCAGGAGAAAGTGAGATTGTTTGGAAACGGGCTGAAAAACATCCAGAAAAGGATGGCGGCGGTAGGTGGGTCTGCTGATATCTCATCGGACAATGGTACCAGAGTTTTCCTGGATATACCATTAATTTAAGTCTATATTTGCAAATTGGGTTGACCTCATACAAAAATAATAACAACTGATATAAATGACTGTATACTCTAAGAAGAAATCGCAGGATAATATGGATATTATTTCTGTGGCGATTGTGGAAGATAACCATGATATTCGTACAGCCATGGAACTGTTAATCAATGGCTCTGATGGTTATGCGTGTATTGGTGCCTTCAATAATGCGGAGACGGCCGTTGAACAGATCCCCAATTTGTTACCCAATGTAGTACTAATGGATTTTAACCTGCCTGGCGGGATGAATGGTATTGAGTGCATTGCGCGGCTGAAGAATGAATACCCCGATATGCACTTTATGATGCTGACGGTATACGAGGATGATGACAAGATCTTCCAGGCATTGGAAGCGGGTGCAAGTGGGTATATTTTGAAAAAAACACCTCCGGGTGAACTGCTGGAAGCAATCAGGGACCTGCATGAAGGAGGTTCTCCAATGAGTTCGCAGATTGCCAGAAGGGTGGTAGCTTACTTCCAGAAGCAGGCGAAGCCAAATCCGGCTTTGGAGGCATTGACTTCCAGAGAGAAAGAGATCCTGGATCAGTTGAGCAAAGGATTCCTGTATAAGGAAATAGCGAGTAATTTATTCATTAGCATTGAAACGGTGAGAAGGCACGTGCATAATATTTACGAAAAGTTGCATGTGAGAAGTAGAACAGATGCCGTGAACAAGTATTATAACAGATAAAATTCCGGCCCTCCCAGGGGGGCTTTAAAAAAAAGCCGGATCGCGAAGCGGTCCGGCTTTTTTTTAATGAGATGATTAAATTGTTACGCACGTAAATTCTTGCGCATAAGGTGCACAGACAGCACCACGGCTGCAATTGCAATACATGCCAGTTTAAATAAAAGATTGGTTTTCATAGGAAAATTGGAATAAAGATTAGGAGATAAAACAAAAACTATCTCATCATCTGCCAGGAGTCGAACTTCTGAATCAGCTTGATGAAAGTATCACTTAATCGGTTCATGGAGCGCTGCTCCTTATTTACCAGGTAAGTAATTACGAGTGCTGCGGCAAGTATAGTTATCACAAGGATAAAAAAGAGTGTTTTCATAGATTAGGACATAGGTGTTAAGACAAAAAACGTTACTTCGTAAATATAGAAAATTTACTCATGTAAAGATAATGCGCTGAGTAACATTTAAGTGTAATTTTGCGTGGGTTTTTGTGAAAAATACCGGAAAGCAGGGAGGAAAATCATAATATGAGGGTGCCTGTTTACCACTTAATTCATCATATTGTATAATTTCCACTTGGGATCATACGATGAAACCTTTATTTTTGCCCGCAACCGGATTTTGCTAAAAGTTTTAGTAATATTGCTCCCGGTCAGGGAATTGCCCCATTTTGAACTGTAAATTGGAATTTCTATATATTATGGCTAACACGGATAAGAAAGATCTAGCAGCATCAGCCTATACCGAAGACTCCATTCGTTCGCTCGACTGGCGTGAACACATCCGCCTTCGTCCGGGTATGTATATCGGTAAGCTGGGAGATGGTTCCAGTATGGACGATGGCATCTATATTTTGCTGAAAGAGGTGGTGGATAACTGCATTGACGAGCACACCATGGGTTTCGGCAAGCAGGTGGATATTAAAGTGACTGAACATAATGTGACGATCCGCGATTTCGGACGTGGTATTCCGCTTGGAAAGGTGGTGGATGTGGTGAGTAAGATCAACACCGGCGCCAAGTACGATAGCAAGGCCTTCCAGAAATCGGTGGGTCTGAACGGGGTGGGTACCAAAGCGGTGAACGCTCTTTCCAATTACTTCCGCGTTGAATCCATTCGCGATGGCCGCTCCAAAGTAGCGGAATTCGAGCGGGGGATCCTCACCAAAGAATACAAGGAAGTCCCTACCAAAGAACCTAACGGTACACTGGTGACCTTTATCCCCGATGATTCCGTATTCCGCAACTACCGTTATATCCCTGAGTTCCTGGAAAACCAGATGTGGAACTATTGTTTCCTGAATGCTGGTCTTACCATCAACTTCAATGATAAAAAATACGTCTCCAAAAATGGATTGCTGGACCTGTTGCAGCGCAAAACCAACGAGGATGAGCTACGGTACCCGATCATTCATTTAAGAGGTGAAGATATAGAAGTAGCCATCACCCACGCCAGCCAGTACGGAGAGGAATACTACTCCTTCGTAAACGGGCAGCACACAACGCAGGGGGGTACGCACCTGGCGGCTTTCCGTGAGGCTTTTGTAAAGACTGTAAGGGACTTCTATAAGAAAGACTACGAAGCGACTGACATTCGCACCTCTATCTGTGCGGCGATTTCCGTAAGGGTACAGGAGCCGGTGTTCGAATCCCAGACCAAGACAAAACTGGGTTCACTTACCGTGTACGAAAACGGTCCTTCTATGAAGGCTTTTGTGCTTGACTTCTTCGCCAAGCACCTGGACGACTTCCTGCACAAGAACCCTGCTACTGCCGACGCCCTGAAGCGTCGTATCGAGCAGAGTGAACGCGAACGTAAAGAACTGGCAGGTATTAAGAAACTGGCAAACGAAAGAGCCAAGAAAGCAAACCTGCACAACCGCAAGTTGCGTGACTGCCGCCTGCACTTCAATGATGAAGTTCCTACAAGAGATAAAGGCGACCTGGAAAGTAAACGACTGAACACCACCATCTTCATAACAGAAGGTGATAGTGCCAGCGGTTCTATTACCAAGTCCCGCAATGTGGAAACACAAGCCGTATTCAGTCTTCGTGGTAAACCACTGAACAGTTTTGGTCTGACCAAGAAGATCGTGTACGAAAATGAAGAGTTCAACCTGCTTCAGCACGCGCTGAACA
This Chitinophaga sancti DNA region includes the following protein-coding sequences:
- a CDS encoding glycoside hydrolase family 31 protein, translated to MQVTTSSGKYSVKHYPDTIKEWKKEGNYFYFYTSETILEVRIISDKIIRFRYAADGKFQRDFSYAVSDRLEETPVNFGLREFEENFELYTDILRIYINRDDLRLTITDSEGRIVNQDEMGFHWQYYLQKGGKIVYCSKQIQEGECFYGMGDKPTDLNMHGKRVENFGTDAYGYQKDTDPLYRNIPFYYGLHQGIGYGIFFDNTFRTIFDFGKERENTTSFWARGGEMNYYFIYGPELLQVAEGYTKITGTPDLPPMWALGYQQCRWSYYPDKRVREIAAEFRKREIPCDVIHLDIDYMEGFRCFTWSKEGFPEPVGLIKDLSAMGFKIVVIIDPGIKVDPDYAIYQQGIQKDYFCKRADGALMEGDVWPGKCVFPDYTNPEVRKWWASLFKGLVDTGVRGVWNDMNEPAVFEMGTFPEDVRHDYDGEAVSHRKAHNIYGHLMSKSTEAGMRKYLMPHRPFVISRSCYAGAQRWTSLWTGDNVSSWDHLWLATIQAQRLSVSGISFVGSDIGGFIGEPDGELYVRWVQLAVFHPLMRTHSASNETGFDQEPWSFGGEYEVVAKKFIQLRYQLLPYLYTTFWQYSVNGTPMMRPLSFVDQHDKETHDRTHEFMLGDNLLISHVSEKGMKEKEVYLPAGQWYYYFNDQLFNGKQSVKVATPLEEMPLFVKAGAVIPHYNKIQYVEQRDAEEMILHVYYSDQVTSSVLYEDAGDHYGYKNGQYNNIRFKQVSTKQQFELRKRFFGNYDAAYKKHHIYIHGLPFKPKEYIIDGKAVKLSVANATGGVFKIIAERKFETLVIR
- a CDS encoding oxidoreductase, with the protein product MQKFSKSLLLLHSVFFIHIFSAYAQQQPAIKPLETPPIASIRGLSVVNDSVVWVSGTGGQAGLTTDGGKHWQWMKVPNHDSADWRSLYAFSSQRALLLNAGSPAHVMLTNNGGKSWETAYEDTTKGIFFDDIAFLNDSAGFAIGDPMPPDNKFAVITTEDRGKTWTSPMHPLIAEPGEAIFAASGTNVVVCANEKGGIITGGQVSRFIPGDGIQKPIVLPIAQGSPSKGAFSLAFKPDGKTGVIVGGDYQHDKDTTNNCVYTNDDGKTWTVSPAPPAGYRSCVVYVKGNIFIATGTSGTDISRDGGVHWQKISEQGFHVAGVSPNGKKIWLAGSRKLGMITL
- a CDS encoding triple tyrosine motif-containing protein — encoded protein: MSLQRAAQITRTILLFFLCTLPVTVLHAQEKPYIFDSYGVNEGLSQNSVYDILEDNQGFMWIATHDGVNRFDGYVFNEYRYNPSSREIAGQGKGNLGTRSNTGGRALINRFALKGYKGYSLYRNARHQLILTHNYGISVYDEYRNSFENVLEDTTWANSAEGDSGRKFKILGEDTTLNALYVWRPSKGLYVLDDKTYAIRRLILYPPAMIRKGLSASAVIKDGNTIWMNFEAGELMAMNTKTLRVTTYCLPGITTHPVIRSLNSDTLIIASQGHVVIFNKKLNKYTDLTFDQHDEKDIFFVPLCMELDQLGNVWIGGTDGIIVYNIKRNEIINHIVTFNGSETRSWNVVTYLYRDASDNMWVGTDGDGIKKYSPNKKVFNLYRSPFITHNMVRAVYKHDDGKLYVGLMHDGLDIYEKGGRWLERIPADDGRNNIFPAKNLNAICREDFEHLWFHFSDMYIGLFNVHTHRFENLTPAVKALGMPNQEDVYPFLFKRNTGEIYFNYGSYLLQLVQVGKTYKASIVHEFPDEVLTTYFEDFLGNKYVGTKVAVYVKKADSPGWEKMALPAGTIVKSINKNAHKQLLVATSKGLFVMDEKNQIIQHYNSYTFPSLVNDYFYGVLLDDKDRIWVSHNKGLSQINQVTEEITTYNYEDGLQSNEFNTGAFYKSTDGELFFGGIRGVNGFYPKDFRNNPSKPKVVIMRMEVLDKPYESDTALSLLRRIELPYNHNTIAIEFVPLEFTNPLKNKVQYKLDGADEDWVQAGAFRMARYTNLRPGTYTFNVRASNNDDIWNSTPTSLEIVIRIPFWQSLWFRFLLLLLLLGVAYYFSTLYLDYKIRHEKLKLEKEQAVDQERARISSDMHDDLGSGLSTIRLLSEIAKRKIQDPTQTREIERISEAAGELVDKMSEIIWAMNSSNDSLENLIAYMRSFAADFLEHAHITHQFYIPESIPNIKLSGGTRRNIYLAVKESLHNVVKHAQATEVVIQIEMHKNMTIMLKDNGKGFDQEKVRLFGNGLKNIQKRMAAVGGSADISSDNGTRVFLDIPLI
- a CDS encoding response regulator transcription factor, with protein sequence MTVYSKKKSQDNMDIISVAIVEDNHDIRTAMELLINGSDGYACIGAFNNAETAVEQIPNLLPNVVLMDFNLPGGMNGIECIARLKNEYPDMHFMMLTVYEDDDKIFQALEAGASGYILKKTPPGELLEAIRDLHEGGSPMSSQIARRVVAYFQKQAKPNPALEALTSREKEILDQLSKGFLYKEIASNLFISIETVRRHVHNIYEKLHVRSRTDAVNKYYNR
- a CDS encoding DNA topoisomerase IV subunit B, with amino-acid sequence MANTDKKDLAASAYTEDSIRSLDWREHIRLRPGMYIGKLGDGSSMDDGIYILLKEVVDNCIDEHTMGFGKQVDIKVTEHNVTIRDFGRGIPLGKVVDVVSKINTGAKYDSKAFQKSVGLNGVGTKAVNALSNYFRVESIRDGRSKVAEFERGILTKEYKEVPTKEPNGTLVTFIPDDSVFRNYRYIPEFLENQMWNYCFLNAGLTINFNDKKYVSKNGLLDLLQRKTNEDELRYPIIHLRGEDIEVAITHASQYGEEYYSFVNGQHTTQGGTHLAAFREAFVKTVRDFYKKDYEATDIRTSICAAISVRVQEPVFESQTKTKLGSLTVYENGPSMKAFVLDFFAKHLDDFLHKNPATADALKRRIEQSERERKELAGIKKLANERAKKANLHNRKLRDCRLHFNDEVPTRDKGDLESKRLNTTIFITEGDSASGSITKSRNVETQAVFSLRGKPLNSFGLTKKIVYENEEFNLLQHALNIEEGLEGLRYNRIVVATDADVDGMHIRLLLLTFFLQFFPDLVKNGHLYILDTPLFRVRNKQTTIYCYTEEEKQKAIKKLGNKPEITRFKGLGEISPEEFGTFISDDMKVEPVILSKDTHIQKLLEYYMGKNTQTRQEFIIGNLRYEKDLIEEAE